In Mercurialis annua linkage group LG6, ddMerAnnu1.2, whole genome shotgun sequence, the following are encoded in one genomic region:
- the LOC126686524 gene encoding myosin-9 isoform X2 has translation MTKLHYLHDPAVLHNLATRFEINEIYTYTGNILIAVNPFQRLPILYDAYMMERYKGAQLGELSPHVFAIADVAYREMMNERKSNSILVSGESGAGKTETTKMLMRYLAYLGGNKDVEGRTVEQQVLESNPVLEAFGNAKTVRNKNSSRFGKFVEIQFDERGRISGAAIRTYLLERSRVCQISDPERNYHCFYLLCAAPPEEIEKYKLGNPKSFHYLNQSSCYKLVDVDDAHDYLATRRAMGVVGISEKEQDAIFRVIAAILHLGNIDFTKEEDIDSSVVKDESKFHLQMTAALLMCDPQSLEDALCKRVMITPEEVIKKSLDPLGAAVSRDGLAKTIYSRLFDWLVDKINVSIGQDPNSKCLIGVLDIYGFESFKNNSFEQFCINFTNEKLQQHFNQHVFKMDQHEYIKEKIDWSYIDFVDNQDVLDLIEKKSAGIIALLDEACMFPKSTHETFSEKLYKTFKDHKRFIKPKLTRTDFTIVHYAGEVQYQSDQFLDKNKDYVVPEHQDLLSASQCSFVESLFPSIYEETTKSTKFSSIGSQFKIQLQQLRDILNSTEPHYIRCVKPNNSSEPYVFDNVSVMQQLRSGGVLEAIRIKCAGFPAHMTFSEFLQRFGMLAPQIRRGNYEEKEACKLVLEKMELTGYQLGLTKVFLRAGQMVELDAKRARALRSSAIVIQRQAKTCVSRKDFILKRQASIRIQSQWRGKLTRDLYKEMKQEAAAVKIQKNLRRQIASRSYKGIKSSSVVLQTGMRVMAARNELRHKEQTKAVTLFQANWRTRKAVLRYKKSKEELVVSQCSLKERTAGEEDLMNSTMASEEKSSLLEKNDRLERQVEELTCHLESERQLRIELEEAKGREIAALLHSLKMMQNQIDETNAVLFKERESAQKEIEERHTKETLILDDDAEEIENLKASLWEETQRADSYERKYCESRESNEKRHKKLRETEKRVCRLQDSLNRMLYSMADQFADLKMILHTSPNSNSTSGSITTNVLVDVASDISDDLSSSDTDFSFPAPSLFPVSDNLSSPDDATCPLTVQEISTTEVSDSDKRNIEKDKGEGAFDDFF, from the exons ATGACTAAGCTGCATTATTTGCATGACCCTGCAGTTCTGCACAATTTGGCAACCCGATTTGAGATTAATGAAATCTAT ACTTATACTGGAAACATTCTCATTGCCGTCAACCCGTTTCAACGGCTCCCGATTTTATATGATGCTTATATGATGGAAAGGTACAAGGGAGCCCAGCTAGGAGAATTGAGCCCGCATGTTTTTGCCATTGCTGATGTTGCATACAG GGAAATGATGAATGAGCGTAAAAGCAACTCGATTCTTGTTAGTGGTGAAAGTGGGGCTGGTAAAACAGAAACCACGAAAATGCTTATGCGATACCTTGCATATCTGGGTGGCAACAAGGATGTTGAAGGAAGGACAGTTGAACAACAAGTTCTAGAG TCGAATCCAGTTCTTGAAGCTTTTGGCAATGCAAAGACTGTTAGGAATAAGAATTCCAG CCGTTTTGGGAAATTTGTTGAAATTCAATTTGATGAGCGTGGAAGAATATCAGGGGCAGCCATCAGAACATATCTTCTTGAGAGATCTCGAGTTTGTCAAATTTCAGATCCCGAACGCAACTATCACTGCTTTTATCTTTTATGTGCTGCGCCACCAGAG GAGATTGAGAAGTATAAGCTGGGAAATCCCAAGTCATTTCATTATCTTAATCAATCCAGTTGCTATAAATTGGTTGATGTTGATGACGCTCATGATTATTTAGCCACTAGAAGAGCTATGGGAGTTGTTGGAATAAGTGAGAAAGAACAG GATGCGATTTTCAGGGTAATCGCTGCAATTCTCCACCTAGGAAATATTGATTTTACAAAGGAGGAAGACATTGATTCATCAGTTGTAAAAGATGAGTCCAAATTTCATCTCCAAATGACAGCAGCGCTTCTCAT GTGTGATCCTCAGTCATTGGAAGATGCCCTATGTAAGCGTGTAATGATAACTCCAGAAGAAGTCATTAAAAAAAGTCTCGATCCTCTTGGTGCAGCAGTTAGCAGAGATGGTTTAGCCAAGACGATATATTCTAGGTTATTTGATTG GTTGGTGGATAAAATAAATGTCTCCATTGGGCAAGATCCTAACTCAAAATGTCTGATTGGAGTCCTTGACATTTATGGCTTTGAAAGCTTTAAAAATAACAG TTTTGAACAGTTCTGCATTAATTTTACAAATGAGAAGCTGCAACAGCATTTCAACCAG CATGTGTTCAAGATGGATCAACATGAATACATAAAAGAGAAAATCGATTGGAGCTACATAGATTTTGTCGATAATCAAGATGTTCTAGACCTTATTGAAAAG AAATCTGCTGGGATAATTGCCCTGCTTGACGAGGCATG TATGTTTCCAAAATCAACACATGAGACATTTTCAGAGAAGCTTTATAAGACCTTTAAAGATCATAAGCGGTTTATCAAGCCAAAACTGACTCGCACGGATTTTACCATAGTTCATTATGCAGGAGAA GTTCAATATCAGTCTGACCAATTTTTAGACAAAAACAAAGACTATGTTGTTCCCGAACATCAGGATTTGTTGAGTGCTTCTCAGTGTTCTTTTGTAGAAAGCCTCTTTCCTTCGATTTATGAGGAGACCACCAAATCAACAAAGTTCTCATCTATTGGTTCCCAGTTCAAG ATACAGTTGCAGCAATTGAGGGATATACTGAATTCTACAGAGCCCCATTACATTAGATGTGTAAAGCCAAATAATTCTTCGGAACCTTATGTATTTGATAATGTCAGTGTCATGCAACAACTACGTTCTGGA GGAGTTCTAGAGGCGATCAGAATTAAATGTGCCGGATTCCCTGCTCACATGACCTTTTCTGAGTTCCTGCAACGATTTGGAATGCTTGCACCTCAGATTCGGAGGGGCaa CTATGAAGAGAAGGAAGCATGCAAATTGGTTTTGGAAAAGATGGAGCTCACGGGGTATCAG TTGGGGTTAACCAAGGTTTTTCTAAGAGCTGGTCAGATGGTTGAGTTAGATGCAAAAAGAGCCAGAGCACTTCGTAGCTCAGCAATAGTTATCCAAAGGCAGGCTAAAACTTGTGTTTCTCGTAAAGACTTCATTCTTAAGAGGCAGGCTTCCATTCGTATACAATCTCAATGGAGAG GGAAACTCACTCGGGATTTATATAAAGAGATGAAACAAGAGGCAGCTGCTGTCAAAATTCAGAAGAATTTGCGGAGACAAATAGCCTCAAGGTCATACAAGGGGATTAAGTCCTCTTCAGTTGTCTTGCAAACGGGTATGCGTGTAATGGCTGCACGTAATGAATTGAGACATAAAGAGCAAACTAAGGCAGTAACTTTATTCCAG GCCAATTGGCGCACCCGTAAAGCTGTTTTACGCTATAAGAAGAGTAAGGAAGAATTAGTTGTTTCCCAATGCAGTTTGAAGGAAAGAACTGCTGGGGAAGAAGATCTTATGAACTCAACAATG GCATCAGAAGAAAAGAGCTCACTCCTGGAAAAGAATGATAGACTTGAGAGACAAGTGGAGGAACTTACATGCCATTTGGAGTCAGAAAGACAACTGAGG ATTGAATTGGAAGAAGCAAAGGGGCGAGAGATAGCAGCACTGCTTCATTCCCTGAAAATGATGCAAAACCAAATTGATGAAACAAATGCAGTGCTTTTCAAGGAACGTGAGTCTGCACAGAAAGAAATTGAAGAACGTCATACCAAAGAAACATTGATTCTCGATGATGATGCTGAGGAGATTGAGAACTTGAAG GCATCACTGTGGGAAGAAACACAAAGAGCTGATAGTTATGAAAGGAAATATTGTGAATCCCGGGAATCAAATGAGAAAAGACACAAGAAATTAAGAGAAACTGAAAAGAGAGTCTGTCGGCTTCAAGACTCGTTGAACAG GATGTTGTATTCCATGGCAGACCAATTTGCTGATCTGAAAATGATCTTGCATACCTCACCAAACTCGAATTCGACATCTGGGTCCATTACAACAAATGTGCTTGTTGATGTTGCTTCTGATATTTCTGACGATCTTTCGTCGAGCGACACTGATTTCTCGTTCCCAGCTCCATCTTTATTTCCAGTCTCGGATAACTTATCTTCTCCAGATGATGCTACTTGCCCATTGACAGTTCAGGAAATCTCCACAACAGAAGTCTCAG ATTCTGATAAGAGAAATATTGAAAAGGATAAGGGCGAGGGCGCGTTCGATGATTTCTTCTGA
- the LOC126686524 gene encoding myosin-9 isoform X5 — MMERYKGAQLGELSPHVFAIADVAYREMMNERKSNSILVSGESGAGKTETTKMLMRYLAYLGGNKDVEGRTVEQQVLESNPVLEAFGNAKTVRNKNSSRFGKFVEIQFDERGRISGAAIRTYLLERSRVCQISDPERNYHCFYLLCAAPPEEIEKYKLGNPKSFHYLNQSSCYKLVDVDDAHDYLATRRAMGVVGISEKEQDAIFRVIAAILHLGNIDFTKEEDIDSSVVKDESKFHLQMTAALLMCDPQSLEDALCKRVMITPEEVIKKSLDPLGAAVSRDGLAKTIYSRLFDWLVDKINVSIGQDPNSKCLIGVLDIYGFESFKNNSFEQFCINFTNEKLQQHFNQHVFKMDQHEYIKEKIDWSYIDFVDNQDVLDLIEKKSAGIIALLDEACMFPKSTHETFSEKLYKTFKDHKRFIKPKLTRTDFTIVHYAGEVQYQSDQFLDKNKDYVVPEHQDLLSASQCSFVESLFPSIYEETTKSTKFSSIGSQFKIQLQQLRDILNSTEPHYIRCVKPNNSSEPYVFDNVSVMQQLRSGGVLEAIRIKCAGFPAHMTFSEFLQRFGMLAPQIRRGNYEEKEACKLVLEKMELTGYQLGLTKVFLRAGQMVELDAKRARALRSSAIVIQRQAKTCVSRKDFILKRQASIRIQSQWRGKLTRDLYKEMKQEAAAVKIQKNLRRQIASRSYKGIKSSSVVLQTGMRVMAARNELRHKEQTKAVTLFQANWRTRKAVLRYKKSKEELVVSQCSLKERTAGEEDLMNSTMASEEKSSLLEKNDRLERQVEELTCHLESERQLRIELEEAKGREIAALLHSLKMMQNQIDETNAVLFKERESAQKEIEERHTKETLILDDDAEEIENLKASLWEETQRADSYERKYCESRESNEKRHKKLRETEKRVCRLQDSLNRMLYSMADQFADLKMILHTSPNSNSTSGSITTNVLVDVASDISDDLSSSDTDFSFPAPSLFPVSDNLSSPDDATCPLTVQEISTTEVSDSDKRNIEKDKGEGAFDDFF; from the exons ATGATGGAAAGGTACAAGGGAGCCCAGCTAGGAGAATTGAGCCCGCATGTTTTTGCCATTGCTGATGTTGCATACAG GGAAATGATGAATGAGCGTAAAAGCAACTCGATTCTTGTTAGTGGTGAAAGTGGGGCTGGTAAAACAGAAACCACGAAAATGCTTATGCGATACCTTGCATATCTGGGTGGCAACAAGGATGTTGAAGGAAGGACAGTTGAACAACAAGTTCTAGAG TCGAATCCAGTTCTTGAAGCTTTTGGCAATGCAAAGACTGTTAGGAATAAGAATTCCAG CCGTTTTGGGAAATTTGTTGAAATTCAATTTGATGAGCGTGGAAGAATATCAGGGGCAGCCATCAGAACATATCTTCTTGAGAGATCTCGAGTTTGTCAAATTTCAGATCCCGAACGCAACTATCACTGCTTTTATCTTTTATGTGCTGCGCCACCAGAG GAGATTGAGAAGTATAAGCTGGGAAATCCCAAGTCATTTCATTATCTTAATCAATCCAGTTGCTATAAATTGGTTGATGTTGATGACGCTCATGATTATTTAGCCACTAGAAGAGCTATGGGAGTTGTTGGAATAAGTGAGAAAGAACAG GATGCGATTTTCAGGGTAATCGCTGCAATTCTCCACCTAGGAAATATTGATTTTACAAAGGAGGAAGACATTGATTCATCAGTTGTAAAAGATGAGTCCAAATTTCATCTCCAAATGACAGCAGCGCTTCTCAT GTGTGATCCTCAGTCATTGGAAGATGCCCTATGTAAGCGTGTAATGATAACTCCAGAAGAAGTCATTAAAAAAAGTCTCGATCCTCTTGGTGCAGCAGTTAGCAGAGATGGTTTAGCCAAGACGATATATTCTAGGTTATTTGATTG GTTGGTGGATAAAATAAATGTCTCCATTGGGCAAGATCCTAACTCAAAATGTCTGATTGGAGTCCTTGACATTTATGGCTTTGAAAGCTTTAAAAATAACAG TTTTGAACAGTTCTGCATTAATTTTACAAATGAGAAGCTGCAACAGCATTTCAACCAG CATGTGTTCAAGATGGATCAACATGAATACATAAAAGAGAAAATCGATTGGAGCTACATAGATTTTGTCGATAATCAAGATGTTCTAGACCTTATTGAAAAG AAATCTGCTGGGATAATTGCCCTGCTTGACGAGGCATG TATGTTTCCAAAATCAACACATGAGACATTTTCAGAGAAGCTTTATAAGACCTTTAAAGATCATAAGCGGTTTATCAAGCCAAAACTGACTCGCACGGATTTTACCATAGTTCATTATGCAGGAGAA GTTCAATATCAGTCTGACCAATTTTTAGACAAAAACAAAGACTATGTTGTTCCCGAACATCAGGATTTGTTGAGTGCTTCTCAGTGTTCTTTTGTAGAAAGCCTCTTTCCTTCGATTTATGAGGAGACCACCAAATCAACAAAGTTCTCATCTATTGGTTCCCAGTTCAAG ATACAGTTGCAGCAATTGAGGGATATACTGAATTCTACAGAGCCCCATTACATTAGATGTGTAAAGCCAAATAATTCTTCGGAACCTTATGTATTTGATAATGTCAGTGTCATGCAACAACTACGTTCTGGA GGAGTTCTAGAGGCGATCAGAATTAAATGTGCCGGATTCCCTGCTCACATGACCTTTTCTGAGTTCCTGCAACGATTTGGAATGCTTGCACCTCAGATTCGGAGGGGCaa CTATGAAGAGAAGGAAGCATGCAAATTGGTTTTGGAAAAGATGGAGCTCACGGGGTATCAG TTGGGGTTAACCAAGGTTTTTCTAAGAGCTGGTCAGATGGTTGAGTTAGATGCAAAAAGAGCCAGAGCACTTCGTAGCTCAGCAATAGTTATCCAAAGGCAGGCTAAAACTTGTGTTTCTCGTAAAGACTTCATTCTTAAGAGGCAGGCTTCCATTCGTATACAATCTCAATGGAGAG GGAAACTCACTCGGGATTTATATAAAGAGATGAAACAAGAGGCAGCTGCTGTCAAAATTCAGAAGAATTTGCGGAGACAAATAGCCTCAAGGTCATACAAGGGGATTAAGTCCTCTTCAGTTGTCTTGCAAACGGGTATGCGTGTAATGGCTGCACGTAATGAATTGAGACATAAAGAGCAAACTAAGGCAGTAACTTTATTCCAG GCCAATTGGCGCACCCGTAAAGCTGTTTTACGCTATAAGAAGAGTAAGGAAGAATTAGTTGTTTCCCAATGCAGTTTGAAGGAAAGAACTGCTGGGGAAGAAGATCTTATGAACTCAACAATG GCATCAGAAGAAAAGAGCTCACTCCTGGAAAAGAATGATAGACTTGAGAGACAAGTGGAGGAACTTACATGCCATTTGGAGTCAGAAAGACAACTGAGG ATTGAATTGGAAGAAGCAAAGGGGCGAGAGATAGCAGCACTGCTTCATTCCCTGAAAATGATGCAAAACCAAATTGATGAAACAAATGCAGTGCTTTTCAAGGAACGTGAGTCTGCACAGAAAGAAATTGAAGAACGTCATACCAAAGAAACATTGATTCTCGATGATGATGCTGAGGAGATTGAGAACTTGAAG GCATCACTGTGGGAAGAAACACAAAGAGCTGATAGTTATGAAAGGAAATATTGTGAATCCCGGGAATCAAATGAGAAAAGACACAAGAAATTAAGAGAAACTGAAAAGAGAGTCTGTCGGCTTCAAGACTCGTTGAACAG GATGTTGTATTCCATGGCAGACCAATTTGCTGATCTGAAAATGATCTTGCATACCTCACCAAACTCGAATTCGACATCTGGGTCCATTACAACAAATGTGCTTGTTGATGTTGCTTCTGATATTTCTGACGATCTTTCGTCGAGCGACACTGATTTCTCGTTCCCAGCTCCATCTTTATTTCCAGTCTCGGATAACTTATCTTCTCCAGATGATGCTACTTGCCCATTGACAGTTCAGGAAATCTCCACAACAGAAGTCTCAG ATTCTGATAAGAGAAATATTGAAAAGGATAAGGGCGAGGGCGCGTTCGATGATTTCTTCTGA